Proteins co-encoded in one Papaver somniferum cultivar HN1 chromosome 5, ASM357369v1, whole genome shotgun sequence genomic window:
- the LOC113280284 gene encoding heat shock cognate 70 kDa protein-like: MDCIGLLKIIRDSHGNERIPNFVAFTDSDEILIGQEAKDQVLDNLPNTIFDLKRLIGRKFTDPTVQSSIKFWPFKVVAGNHDKAMIVVRHKGFEKLFSPEEILSLILMRLKDIAEESGLKTVTNVVITVPTFFNDSQRQATKDAAKLAGLNVLRLINESSAVLNRELFYRCEKAVEECLYVSKITACYVQEVILAGAGSQLIKPLLEEIFNGDSRISEGIDPYTAVVQGAAIEAAILSGFGAVGKFDEFSPSRLAIDDPDITLVPRNTKIPGKFSTCFTSSINRESGCSIGISEIENEGTDSRDYHRLGKFNLHTVPPSSAVVPLELGCSVDINRIFSIAHVKDKILKHKVTWGSNTERFTAEEMDDMLRTAEEIRTAGNQVKRGKQVKRLLEMFVHEFFPEHGSSVLCKNLDPGALRKIQEVAGWLLARSKQVL; encoded by the exons ATGGATTGTATCGGATTATTAAAGATCATCAGAGATTCACATGGAAACGAAAGAATACCAAATTTCGTCGCGTTTACAGATTCGGATGAGATTTTGATCGGTCAAGAAGCTAAAGATCAGGTACTAGATAATCTTCCCAACACTATCTTCGATTTGAAACGTTTAATTGGTAGAAAATTCACAGATCCTACTGTTCAATCTAGTATTAAGTTTTGGCCTTTCAAAGTGGTTGCTGGTAATCATGATAAAGCAATGATTGTGGTTAGACATAAGGGATTTGAAAAATTGTTTTCTCCTGAAGAGATTTTGTCATTGATTTTGATGAGATTGAAAGATATAGCTGAAGAATCTGGTTTAAAAACTGTTACAAATGTTGTCATCACTGTTCCGACGTTCTTCAATGATTCTCAACGCCAAGCAACCAAAGATGCGGCTAAACTTGCAGGACTTAATGTTTTGAGGCTTATTAATGAGTCCTCAGca GTATTGAATAGGGAGCTGTTCTATAGATGCGAGAAGGCAGTTGAAGAATGCCTTTATGTTTCAAAAATTACTGCATGTTATGTTCAAGAAGTTATTCTAGCTGGTGCTggttcacaattaatcaaacctTTGCTTGAAGAGATCTTTAATGGAGATAGTCGTATAAGCGAGGGAATAGATCCATACACAGCTGTTGTTCAAGGTGCGGCGATTGAAGCAGCAATTTTGAGTGGCTTTGGAGCAGTAGGAAAGTTTGATGAATTTTCACCGTCTCGCTTAGCAATCGATGATCCTGACATCACTTTGGTTCCACGAAACACAAAGATCCCTGGTAAATTCTCAACTTGTTTTACGAGTTCTATTAATCGCGAATCTGGATGTTCAATTGGAATTAGTGAGATTGAGAATGAAGGTACAGATTCCAGGGATTACCACCGTCTcggtaaatttaatcttcacacaGTGCCACCTTCTTCAGCAGTTGTACCATTGGAGTTAGGTTGTTCCGTAGACATTAACAGGATCTTCAGTATTGCACATGTGAAGGATAAAATCTTGAAGCATAAAGTCACCTGGGGGAGTAATACTGAAAGGTTTACAGCAGAAGAGATGGATGATATGTTAAGAACTGCAGAAGAAATTAGAACTGCGGGTAACCAGGTGAAGCGGGGGAAACAAGTTAAGAGACTACTGGAAATGTTTGTGCATGAATTTTTTCCTGAGCATGGTAGCAGTGTGCTTTGCAAAAATTTGGATCCAGGTGCATTGAGAAAGATTCAGGAGGTGGCTGGCTGGTTACTAGCAAGAAGTAAACAAGTGTTATAA
- the LOC113280285 gene encoding DNA-directed RNA polymerase V subunit 7-like, with amino-acid sequence MYLNVEFPWNVVVPAEQLYGEGLLIQRAIILQLLEDFSNCKSTLDYGYFMAPPTVWECIGDGKVRQDSGDILFPVVFNCITFKPLKGTDPVWRGKQGLFLFCGFPSTYKDWRLPSLPW; translated from the coding sequence ATGTATCTCAACGTGGAATTTCCCTGGAACGTAGTGGTGCCTGCCGAGCAGCTGTACGGTGAAGGGCTGCTTATCCAAAGAGctataatcttgcaattattggAGGACTTCTCAAACTGCAAATCTACGTTGGATTACGGGTATTTCATGGCTCCTCCTACTGTCTGGGAGTGTATAGGGGATGGAAAGGTCAGGCAGGATTCAGGCGACATTCTCTTCCCTGTTGTTTTCAACTGTATCACCTTCAAACCGTTAAAAGGGACAGATCCTGTGTGGCGTGGTAAACAGGGGCTTTTCCTATTTTGTGGTTTTCCTTCCACCTACAAAGATTGGAGATTGCCGTCACTTCCCTGGTGA